The window TCCTTATGCGCCAGCCCGGTCAGGTTGGGTCCGAAGTCGTCCACTCCACATGTCAGATGCTTTCCCGTCGGAGGGGGGAGGCCCGAGCCAGGCCATGCCCGCAGTTTAACCTCACTCCGCGCGCCACTCAATGTCCTCCCGCCTGTCCGGTCGGGCATCAGCTTCAGGCCAGTCGCCGCTCAACCACCGCCTCCCGCCAGCAGAGCGCCACGCCCAGCGCCATTACCAACGGCCCGATCTGCAGCCCGAGCGCCACCGCCAGCGCCGGGGAAAGCGCCGGCGCAATCCACACCAGCAGCATGATCAGCTTGTCTCCCGGTCGCATCCCGCGCCTCAGCAGCACCTGCGCCAGAAGCGACAGCCCCAGCAGCGTCAGCACCATGTCGTAGCGAAATGCATAGGGCGACACCAACAGCGTCGCCAGAAACAGCATGGCCAGCTTCAGGTCTGCCACCACCTCCCGGCGTCGCCAGACGTCTGCCACGGCAACAATCGCCACCATGGCCGAAATCGCCTGCGCCACCAGCGCCAGACCGTTGCCCGCACCCAGCATCTTCAGTGCCACATACGCCGTCACCTGCTGCGCCCACAGGTCGCCCGTTGCCATCGCCACGCGCAGCAGCGGCGTGTTGTTCAGCGCCGCCAGCCACACATCCGCCCCCAGCAGCAGCGTCACGGCGCCCAGCAACCCAAGGCAGGTGACGCAACAGCGCCAGAACAGCGGCCAGTCCCGCGCCGCGATCAGCGCCACCGGCACAAGGATGCTCAGATGCGGCTTGCCGAGACCCAGCGCGATCAGGCACGCCGCCAGCCACAGCCGGCCCTTTGCCCGCGCCTGAAACGCCAGCCCGCTCAGCGCCGCGAAAATCAGGCCGTTCTGGCCCTGAATAAGCGTCAGCACCACCGCCGGCGCACCGAACAGCACCACCCAGCCCAGCGGCTGCGGCACCGCCCGGTAATAGCGCACCGTCATCGCCCACAAGGCCAGTCCCAGTGTCGTGAAGGACAGCAGCGCCACCGGATAGCTCAACCAGCCAAGCGGCATCACCATGGCCAGATAGGTCGGCGGGTAGTGCCACAACAACACCGACTCCTGCGGTGCCAGCGGCAGTTGCAGCGCGATGAAGGCCTCGACATCATAGACCCCGGCAATGCCTTCCGTCAGGAACAGCCGCGCCGCCACCCAGAAGGCCGGAAAGTCATAGCCGAACGGCATGTAGTTCAGGCCGTCCGGCGCCATCAGCGACGCACCCACCTCACCGATCACCACTGCCAGAAACAGCCCGATGGATGCTGCAAATGCTGCCTGACGCCTGATCCGCGTCTCGATCCGCCGGATTGCACCCATGGCCAACCCCGGCGAGCGCGCACCGCCTTCGGCCGGCAAATCGGGGCGTTGATCCTGTTTCAGCTTGGCAACCTTCCCCGACAATGGGCATCAGACCGGCACGGCATCGCCGCCGCCAGCAGCCAAAGCGCTAGCATGGCACAATTTTTCAGACAACCGCCGCCGCCGTTATCGGCGCCGCAAGGCCATCGGCAGCACGTCCTCGCTCGGCCACCAACCACTCTCCAGCGCCCGCTCATACCCCTGCACCAGCCCTGCCTCCCGCATCGCCGCGGCGGCCGCGCCATGATCATAGGCCAACCGCTGCAGATGTACGCCATCGTCGTCCAGCACCGCGAATTCCGTCTCGCACAGTCCGTCATGCGGCGGCATGCCGATAACACCCGCGTTCACCCAAATGTGCCGCCCGATCTCGCGCACGAACCCGATACCGCAATGTCCGGCGATCACCCCGTCCACCGCCCCGATCTCGGCCTCCAACGTCGCAAGTTCGTCCGCCAGGTCCACTGCGTCACTCACCGCCCACAGGAACCGGCTGATCTGCGAGGCTCCGCCGTGGATCACCGCCCAGCGCCGCCCCGCGTGGGTGAACACCAGCCGTCCCGGCAGGCCGCCCATCCACTGCCGCAACTCCGGCCCGACCGCCGCATCCGCGGCCGCGTACCAGCCGCGCGACAGCAGGTCGCAAACGCTATTCTCGCCAAAGCCGCAGCCGCAGTCCGAAGCCCCTGCCGCCAGTTGCACCTCGCAGTTGCCCTGCACTACGGGCAGCTCCAGGTCCCGCACCTGCTCGGCTACGGCTACAGGGTCGGCGCAATAGGCCACCAGATCGCCGGTGCAGATGCAGCGCTCCGGCGGAATACCCAGCCGCCCCGCCTCCGCCAGCAGCGCCTCCAGTGCTTGCAGGTTTGAATATGGCCCGCCGAACAGCAGCACCGGTCCCTCCAGCACTCCCAGATCCCGCACCTCCATCGCCCCCTCCTTGCAGCCGTGCCCGCGACACCCCATAACAACTGTCAACGCGCCGCGGAGGGGGCAACACATGGAATCTGAAATCGCATCACAATTTTGGGACAGCGCGCTGTGGCTGACCATCGTCGCCGTGCTCGGCCTGCTCTGTCTTTCCGCCTTCTTCTCCGGTTCCGAAACCGCGCTGACCGCCGCCTCCCGCGGCAAGCTGCACGGTCTGGCGGACAAAGGCACGCGCGGCGCCCAGCGGGCGCTGAAGCTGACCGAGGACAACGAACGTCTTATCGGCGCCATCCTGCTCGGCAACAACCTCGTCAACATTCTTGCCACCTCCCTAGCCACCTCGATGCTCACGGTCATCGTCGGCGACAGCGGCGTCGCCCTCGCCACCCTGGTGATGACGGCCCTCGTGCTGATCTTCGCCGAGGTCATGCCGAAGACCTACGCCATCACCAACCCCGAGGCCGCGGCCACCCGCGTCGCCCCCGTCATCGCCATTGTCGTCCGCGTCCTGGCACCCGTGGTCAACACCGTCCGCTGGATCGTCCGCCTCATCCTCCGCCTCTTCGGGGTGGAGACGGACCCGGCCGCCAACCTGCTCGCCGCACAGGAGGAGATCGCCGGCGCCATCGCCCTGCACCACTCCGAGGGCAGCGTCGAGAAGGACGACCGAGACCGTCTGCTCGGCGCGCTCGATCTCAAGCACCGCGAGGTGGAGGAGATCATGCTCCACCGCCAGAACATCGAGATGATCGACGCCGACTGGCCGACGCAGGAAATTCTCTCCCACTGCCTGAAAAGCCCCTACACCCGCCTGCCCGTCTTCAAGGAAGAACCGGAAAACATCGTTGGCGTCATCCACGCCAAGGATCTCCTGCGCGCCATCGACGCCCTCACGCGCGGCACCAAAGACGGCCTCGCCAGCCTCGAGAACTTCCAGATCCTGGACGTGGCGATGGAGCCCTACTTCGTCCCCGACACCACCACGCTCGACGACCAGATGCGCGAGTTCCTGCGCCGCAAGACACACTTCGCCCTCGTGGTCGACGAATACGGCGCCCTTCAGGGCCTGATCACGCTGGAAGACATCCTCGAAGAAATCGTCGGCGAAATCTCCGACGAACACGACGAGGAGGAATCGGAGATCCGCATGGCCGCCGACGGCTCCGTCACGGTCGATGGCTCCACCACCATCCGCGATCTCAACCGCGCGTGTGACTGGAACCTGCCCGATGAGGAAGCCAACACCGTCGCCGGGCTGGTCATCCACGAAACCCAGACAATCCCCACCCGTGGCCAGGTATTCACCTTCCACGGTGTCCGCTTCGAGGTGATGGCCCGCGAACGCAACCAACTCACCCGCCTGCGCCTGCGCCGCATTGGCGCGCGCGTCAGCGCCCTCTGAACAGGCTGCCCATCACGCCGCGCAGGAACTTCCGACCAGATCGTGTGCCGGCGGTGCGGATCACCTCTTTCACCAGCGTCTCGCCAATGGAATCGCTGCGGGAGGAGCGGGACCGGCTGCTGCTGCTGCTGCGGCTGCCGTCATAGCGGCGGGCATTGCGAAACTCGCGTTCCTCTTCCTCCGCCCGCTCCGCCGCGGCCGCCTCGCGTTCGGCTTCTTCCGCCGCCGTCTCCGCCCGCGCCCGCAACTTCTCGAACGCGCTCTCCCGGTCCACCATCTCGTCATAGAGGCCCGTCAGCGGCGAAGACGCCATGATCCCCTTCCGCTCCGCATCGTCCAGCGGCCCCAGCCGCGAAGACGGCGGGCGAATGAGCGTGCGCTCCACCACGCTCGGCACGCCCTTCTTCTCAAGCGTCGAAACCAGCGCCTCGCCGGTGCCGACATCGCGGATCGCGTCCTGCGTATCGAACCGCGGGTTCGGCCGGAACGTCTCCGCCGCCGCCCGCAACGCCTTCTGGTCGCGCGGCGTATAGGCCCGCAGCGCGTGCTGGACGCGGTTGCCCAACTGCCCAAGGATATCGCTCGGCACGTCGTCGGGGTTCTGCGTGATGAAATAAACCCCCACCCCCTTGGAGCGGATCAGCCGCGCCACCTGCTCCACCTTGTTCACCAGCGCCTTCGGCGCATCCTCGAACAACAGGTGTGCCTCGTCGAAGAAGAACACGAACTTCGGCTTGTCCGGGTCACCCACCTCCGGCAGCGTCTCGAACAGCTCCGACAGCAGCCACAGCAGGAAAGTGGCATAGAGCCGGGGGCTGGCCATCAGCCGGTCCGCCGCCAGCACGTTCACCCGCCCCTGACCACCAGGCGAGACATGGATCATGTCCGAAAGTTCCAGCGCGGGCTCCCCGAAGAACTGCGTCGCGCCCTGGTTCTCCAGCACGATCAAGCGCCGCTGGATCGCTCCGATAGAGGCGGTGGAAATATTGCCGTAGCGCAGCCCGACATCCTTCGCGTTCTCCCCCAGCCAGACCAGCAGCGCCTGCAAGTCCTTCAGGTCCAACAGCGGCAGGCCCTCTTCATCGCTCATCCGGAACGCGATGTTGAGAATGCCCTCCTGCGCCTCCGTCAGTTCCAGCAGCCGCGAGAGCAGCAGCGGCCCCATCTCGGAAATCGTCGTCCGCACGGGGTGGCCCTTCTCGCCGAACATGTCCCAGAACACGACCGGGAAATCCGAATAGGCATAATCGCCGAAGCCGATCGTCTCGGCCCGGCCGATCAGTGCGTCGTGCAGCTTTGCTTCCGGCGATCCGGCAACCGCCAACCCCGAAAGGTCGCCCTTCACATCCGCAAGAAACACCGGCACACCCTGCGCCGAGAAGCTCTCGGCCAGAATTTGCAGAGTAACTGTCTTGCCAGTTCCGGTCGCCCCGGCGATCAACCCGTGACGGTTGGCGTATTTCAGAAGCAGCGATTGTGGATCGGAGTAGTTTTCACCACCTCCACCAACAAAAATGCGGTCCGTCTCACTCATTGCCTGCTTCCCTGCTCTTCTGTGACTTCTGCAACATACAAAATTAACTAATTCCCGCCATAAAGGAATCGCAAACTGCTTCTATAGCGGTTTTGCAGACTTCCTCCCTGTTGAACTGGCCGCGCCTTCGGGCGCGGCATTTTTTTTGCGCCGCACCAAGATTCATCCTTAAAAAATTGGGGTTTTCACGCCGGATTGGCTTGACGGCAGATTTTCGCTGGCCTAGCCTCCGCTGCATAAGTTGGCCGGTCCGACAGGGAGAGAGCTGCAAAGCAGCCAGTAAAAGGCACCCATCGCGGGTGCCTTTTTCTTGACCGGAACACATTTTCCGGCGACGGGCCGCCTTCTCCTCCGGTTCTGCAGCGTCCATCACCTTTTCGCCGGTCGCTTCGGCAGCGGCAGCCATAGGGTCCTCATCCCGGAAAAGGGCTCGACGGCAGGGCAAAACACGTTAGTTTGCGACCAAAGGCGCCGATCCGCCACTCGACGCTACCCGCGTTGACAGTTCCGCGGCTTCCTGACACCAAGGCCGAAACCATCAAATGAAAGAGGCATCAAATTGCACCCTTTCCGAATTCTACCTTTCGCAACCGCCCTCCTGCTGGCCAGCACGTCGCTGCCGGCCCTTTCTCAGGATACCGGCACGGACGCCAACTCAACCGACGCTGACGTCGAGGTTCCGGCACCCGTGGAAACGGAATCCGTTGCAGAAGAAGCAATCGAATCCGAAGGGCCTTCGACCCTGACGACCGAGGAACCGGCAGAGCCCGCGGCCGAGACACCCGAGCCGGCGACGACCACAGCCGAACCGGCGACAGTCGAACCCGCGTCCGAAGAGCCGGCAGCAGAAGAAACTGCAGCCGAGGAACCCGCTACCGATGTCGCGGCCGACCCGGCCCCCGAAGCGCCCGCCGAGCCAGAGATCGAGACCGAGGTTTTCGGCGATTGGGAAAAGCGCTGCGCGGTGGCCACCAACCAGTGCTTCATCTATCAGATCGCCCGTGACGAGGCCGGCAACGCCGTCGCTGAAGTCACCATTGTCTCCCTGCCCGATGGCGATCAGGCCGAGGCAGGCGCCACCATCGTCACCCC of the Algicella marina genome contains:
- a CDS encoding glycosyltransferase family 87 protein produces the protein MGAIRRIETRIRRQAAFAASIGLFLAVVIGEVGASLMAPDGLNYMPFGYDFPAFWVAARLFLTEGIAGVYDVEAFIALQLPLAPQESVLLWHYPPTYLAMVMPLGWLSYPVALLSFTTLGLALWAMTVRYYRAVPQPLGWVVLFGAPAVVLTLIQGQNGLIFAALSGLAFQARAKGRLWLAACLIALGLGKPHLSILVPVALIAARDWPLFWRCCVTCLGLLGAVTLLLGADVWLAALNNTPLLRVAMATGDLWAQQVTAYVALKMLGAGNGLALVAQAISAMVAIVAVADVWRRREVVADLKLAMLFLATLLVSPYAFRYDMVLTLLGLSLLAQVLLRRGMRPGDKLIMLLVWIAPALSPALAVALGLQIGPLVMALGVALCWREAVVERRLA
- a CDS encoding metallophosphoesterase family protein — protein: MEVRDLGVLEGPVLLFGGPYSNLQALEALLAEAGRLGIPPERCICTGDLVAYCADPVAVAEQVRDLELPVVQGNCEVQLAAGASDCGCGFGENSVCDLLSRGWYAAADAAVGPELRQWMGGLPGRLVFTHAGRRWAVIHGGASQISRFLWAVSDAVDLADELATLEAEIGAVDGVIAGHCGIGFVREIGRHIWVNAGVIGMPPHDGLCETEFAVLDDDGVHLQRLAYDHGAAAAAMREAGLVQGYERALESGWWPSEDVLPMALRRR
- a CDS encoding HlyC/CorC family transporter — translated: MESEIASQFWDSALWLTIVAVLGLLCLSAFFSGSETALTAASRGKLHGLADKGTRGAQRALKLTEDNERLIGAILLGNNLVNILATSLATSMLTVIVGDSGVALATLVMTALVLIFAEVMPKTYAITNPEAAATRVAPVIAIVVRVLAPVVNTVRWIVRLILRLFGVETDPAANLLAAQEEIAGAIALHHSEGSVEKDDRDRLLGALDLKHREVEEIMLHRQNIEMIDADWPTQEILSHCLKSPYTRLPVFKEEPENIVGVIHAKDLLRAIDALTRGTKDGLASLENFQILDVAMEPYFVPDTTTLDDQMREFLRRKTHFALVVDEYGALQGLITLEDILEEIVGEISDEHDEEESEIRMAADGSVTVDGSTTIRDLNRACDWNLPDEEANTVAGLVIHETQTIPTRGQVFTFHGVRFEVMARERNQLTRLRLRRIGARVSAL
- a CDS encoding helicase HerA-like domain-containing protein produces the protein MSETDRIFVGGGGENYSDPQSLLLKYANRHGLIAGATGTGKTVTLQILAESFSAQGVPVFLADVKGDLSGLAVAGSPEAKLHDALIGRAETIGFGDYAYSDFPVVFWDMFGEKGHPVRTTISEMGPLLLSRLLELTEAQEGILNIAFRMSDEEGLPLLDLKDLQALLVWLGENAKDVGLRYGNISTASIGAIQRRLIVLENQGATQFFGEPALELSDMIHVSPGGQGRVNVLAADRLMASPRLYATFLLWLLSELFETLPEVGDPDKPKFVFFFDEAHLLFEDAPKALVNKVEQVARLIRSKGVGVYFITQNPDDVPSDILGQLGNRVQHALRAYTPRDQKALRAAAETFRPNPRFDTQDAIRDVGTGEALVSTLEKKGVPSVVERTLIRPPSSRLGPLDDAERKGIMASSPLTGLYDEMVDRESAFEKLRARAETAAEEAEREAAAAERAEEEEREFRNARRYDGSRSSSSSRSRSSRSDSIGETLVKEVIRTAGTRSGRKFLRGVMGSLFRGR
- a CDS encoding invasion associated locus B family protein, with protein sequence MHPFRILPFATALLLASTSLPALSQDTGTDANSTDADVEVPAPVETESVAEEAIESEGPSTLTTEEPAEPAAETPEPATTTAEPATVEPASEEPAAEETAAEEPATDVAADPAPEAPAEPEIETEVFGDWEKRCAVATNQCFIYQIARDEAGNAVAEVTIVSLPDGDQAEAGATIVTPLGTLLPSGLVMQVDSGQARKYEYSWCTRSGCFARFGLEAGYIANLKAGNKAIMQLSSVAAPERPIRLNLSLSGFTAAYEALPSPE